Within Streptomyces antibioticus, the genomic segment TGATGGCGGGGAGGAAGAGGCGTCCGGGGTCGCAGGAGGAGAAGCCGGCGTTGCGGTCGGGGGTCCATTGCATGGGGGTGCGGACGGCGTCGCGGTCGCCGAGCCAGATGTTGTCGCCCATGCCGATCTCGTCGCCGTAGTAGAGGATCGGTGAGCCCGGCAATGACAGGAGGAGGGCGGTGAAGAGTTCGATCTGGTTGCGGTCGTTGTCGAGGAGGGTGGCGAGGCGGCGGCGGATGCCGATGTTGGCGCGCATGCGCGGGTCTTTGGCGTATTCCGCGTACATGTAGTCGCGTTCTTCGTCGGTGACCATTTCGAGGGTGAGCTCGTCGTGGTTGCGCAGGAAGATGCCCCATTGGCAGCGGCTGGGGATGGCGGGGGTCTTGGCGAGGATTTCGGAGACGGGGTGGCGGGACTCGCGGCGGACGGCCATGAAGATGCGGGGCATGACGGGGAAGTGGAAGGCCATGTGGCATTCGTCGCCGCCGGAGGCGTAGTCGCCGAAGTAGTCGACGACGTCCTCGGGCCACTGGTTGGCCTCCGCCAGGATCACCGTGTCCGGATAGTGCGCGTCGATCTCCTTGCGGACCCGCTTGAGGAAGTCATGGGTCGCAGGAAGGTTTTCGCAGTTGGTGCCCTCCGCCGCGTAGAGATACGGCACCGCGTCCAGCCGGAAACCGTCGATGCCCAGGTCCAGCCAGAACCGCAGCGCGGAGATCATCTCCTCCTGCACGGCCGGGTTCTCGTAGTTGAGGTCGGGCTGGTGGGAGAAGAAGCGGTGGAAGAAGTACTGCTTGCGGACCGGGTCGAAGGTCCAGTTGGAGACCTCGGTGTCGACGAAGATGATGCGGGCGTCGGCGTACTGCTTGTCGTCGTCGGCCCACATGTAGTAATCGCCGTACGGGCCGTCGGGGTTGGCGCGGGACTCCTGGAACCACGGGTGCTGGTCGCTGGTGTGGTTCATGACGAAGTCGATGATCACGCGCATCCCACGCTGATGCGCGGCGTCGACGAACTCCACGAAGTCGGCCAGGTCACCGAACTCCGGGAGTACCGACGTGTAGTCCGAGACGTCGTAACCGCCGTCACGGAGCGGGGATTTGAAGAACGGCGGAAGCCAGAGGCAGTCGACGCCCAGCCACTGGAGGTAGTCGAGCTTGGCGGTGATGCCCTTGAGGTCGCCGACGCCGTCGCCGTTGCTGTCCTGGAAGGAGCGGACGAGTACCTCGTAGAACACGGCGCGCTTGAACCACTCGGGGTCGCGGTCCTTGGCCGGGGTGTCCTCGAAGGTGTCCGGAACGGGCTCATTGACGATCATCGTGTGGGTGACCCTCCGATCTGCGGGTTGGACGGTCGCAGGACGGTGAGGACGTGCGCGGGCCGAGTGCCCGGTTCCAGGCGCACGTAATTGGCCCTGCCCCAGTGATAGGTCTCACCGGTGAGCTGGTCGCGCACCGGTACCGACTCGTGCCAGTCCAGGCCGAGTTGCGGCATGTCCAACGAGATCGTCGCCTCCTGGGTGTGGTGGGGGTCGAGGTTGACGACCACCAGAACCGTGTTCGAACCGCTCCGCTTCGAGTAGACGATCACCGCCTCCTGGTCGGCGTGATGGAAGTGCAGATTGCGCAGCCGGTGCAGCGCCGGATTGTCCCGCCGGATCTCGTTGAGGCGGGTGATGAGGGGGGCGAGGGTGTCGGGGGTGTCCCAGTCGCGGGCTTTGAGCTGGTACTTCTCGGAGTCGAGGTATTCCTCGCTGCCGGGGCGCAGGGGGGTGTTCTCGGCGAGTTCGTAGCCGCTGTAGATGCCCCAGGTGGGGGAGAGGGTGGCGGCCAGCACGGCCCGCAGCGCGAACGCGGCCCGGCCGCCGTCCTGGAGGGAGGCGTGGAGGATGTCGGGGGTGTTGGCGAAGAGGTTGGGCCGCATGTAGGAGGCGCTCTCACCGGCGAGTTCGGTGAGGTACTCCGTCAGTTCCTGCTTCGTGGTCCGCCAGGTGAAGTAGGTGTAGGACTGCTGGAAGCCGATCTGGGCGAGGGTGCGCATCATCGCGGGGCGGGTGAAGGCTTCGGCGAGGAAGAGCACGTCGGGGTCGGTGCGGTTGATCTCGGCGATGACGCGTTCCCAGAAGAGCACGGGTTTGGTGTGGGGGTTGTCGACGCGGAAGATGCGCACGCCGTGGGACATCCAGTGCCGCAGGATGCGTACCGTCTCGGCGGTGATGCCGTCCAGGTCGGCGTCGAAGGCGACGGGGTAGATGTCCTGGTACTTCTTGGGCGGGTTCTCGGCGTAGGCGATCGAGCCGTCGGGGCGGTGGTGGAACCACTCCGGATGCTTGTCCACCCAGGGGTGGTCGGGGGAGCACTGCAACGCGAAGTCGAGGGCGATCTCCAGTCCGTGCCGTGCGGCCTCTTCCACGAACCAGGTGAAGTCCTCCAGGGTGCCCAGTGCCGGGTGGACCGCGTCGTGGCCGCCTTCCGGTGAGCCGATCGCCCAGGGCACGCCGACGTCGTCGGGGGTGGCGTTGAGGGTGTTGTTGCGGCCCTTGCGGTGGGTGGTGCCGATGGGGTGGATCGGGGGGAGGTAGACGACGTCGAAGCCCATCGCGGCGATGGCGGGCAGCCGCCGTGCGGCGGTGCGGAAGGTGCCGTGCGGGGTTTCGGGGGTGCCCTCGGAGCGGGGGAAGAACTCGTACCAGGCGCCGTACAGGGCCCGTTCACGCTCCACCAGCAGCGGCATCGGCGCGGAGGCCGTGACCAGCTCCCGCAGGGGATGGCGGGCCAGGACCGCGTCCACCTCCGGCGTCAACGCCGCCGCCAGCCGGGCGGCGGGCGGACGGCTCTCGTCGCGCAGGGCGCGGGCGGCGGCCCGCAGCAGGGTCCGTTCCGCGCTGCGCGCGGGCACTCCGGCCGCGGCCCGCTCGTACAGGCGGGCGCCGTCCTCCAGGACCAGTTCGGTGTCCTGCCCGGCCGGGATCTTGATGGTGGCGTGATGCCGCCAGGTGCCGAGCGGATCGCTCCATGCCTCCACGGTGTACGTCCACGGGCCGGGCGCGTCGGGTGTGACGTCCGCGCCCCAGCGGTCGGTCCCGGGGGCCAGTTCGCGCATCGGCGTCCAGGGTCCGGGGCGGCCGCGCGGGTCCCGCAGGACGACATTGGCGGCGACGGCGTCGTGGCCCTCGCGGAACACGGTGGCCGAGACCTCGAACGTCTCACCGGTGACCGCCTTGGCGGGCCTGCGCCCCTGCTGGACCACGGGGTGGACGTCCAGGACAGGGATGCGGCCGACGGTGGTGGCGGGGGCTGTGACCGCTGGAGTGGTGGTGCGGGCGGTGGCGGCCTCGGCGGGACGCGCGGGTGGCGTCTCGGTCGCTTCGGCCGTTTCGTTCGGTCGACTTGCCTGGTCCGTCTTCTTGGTTGCCTTGGTATGGGACGCCGGGGGTGCCGACGAGTGGTGCGTGGCGGGCATGACCGCTCCTGTCCGCTTCAACGGGGGGTGGGCGGAGGGATGTGGGGTCGAGTACCGGGGGAGCCTTCCCACCCTGAACGGGTGCGCACTCCGGCACTTTGTTAACTACTCGCGCGTATGTCTACGCACAAGACCGGCCCCGTCCGGAAGAACGGGGCCGGTCACGGGGGACAGCCGCCATAGCTCCCTAGAACGGCGGCACTTGCAGGATTTTGTTCGGTGAACCGCTGCCCCGGCCGGAGACCTTGCCGTTCGCGGCACCCGCGACAAGTGCCCGGGAGACCTGGGCCGGTGTGGCTTTCGGGTGATCTGCCAGATAGAGCGCGGCCGCCCCCGCCGCGTGCGGCGCCGCCGTCGACGTACCCGAGAAGGTGGCGCGCGCGGTGTCGCCGCGGTGCGAGGCGGAGGTGATCGACACGCCCGGCGCGAACAGGTCGAGCGCGGAGCCGTGGTTCGAGAAGGCGGGCCGGGTGTCCGTGCGGTCGACGGCGCCGACGGTGACGGCCTCGCGGACGTCGGCGGGGGACTGGAGGGCGGCCGGGCGTCCCTCGTTGCCCGCCGCCACCGTGTAGGTGACGCCGGATCGGATCGAGGCGCGGACGGCCGCGTCGAGCTGGGCGTTGTAGCCGCCGCCCAGGCTGAGGTTGGCGACCGCGGGCTTGCGGGCGTTGCGGGTCACCCAGTCGATACCGGCGATCACCCGCGCGATCGTGCCCGCGCCGGTGTCGTCGAGCACCCGGACCGAGACCACCTTCGCCTTCTTGGCCACCCCGAAGGACGTGCCCGCGACGGTGGCGGCGACATGGGTGCCGTGGCCGTTGCCGTCGGCGGCCGTGCCGTCGCCGCCGACGAAGTCCCAGCCGTGGCGCGCCCGGCCGCCGAAGTCCTTGTGGGTGATCCGTACGCCGGTGTCGATGACGTACACGGTCACCCCGGCGCCCGCCGACTTCGGCCAGGAATAGCTGTCGTCCAGGGGCCGGGAGGGCTGGTCGATGCGGTCCAGTCCCCAGGACGCGGGGGTGCGGGCGGCGGTGCCGGTGGTGTTGTCCGTGCTTCTGGCTTCGACGGCGACGGGTGTGTCCACCGTGACCGGCGTGTCCTCCGTGACCGGTGTGTCCACCGTGACCCGGGTGTCCTGGACGACCGACGCGACGCTCGGGTCGGCCGCCAGCCGCCGGGCCTGTCTCGCGTCCGCCTCGACGGCGAAGCCGTGCAGGACCGTGCCGTAGACATGGCTGATTCTCGCCCCGTACGCCTCGGCGAGGCGCCGTCCGGCCGCGGCGGACGCCGGGGTGCCCGGGTCGGACGCGCCTGGGTCCGGGGCCTCCTTCAGCGTCACGAGGTAGCTTCCGTCGACGGCGCCGGGCCGGCCGGCGCCGAGTATCGTCCCCTCCGGAACGGCGTGCGCGGGCAGAGTGACGGCCGACAGGACCACGGTCGTGACCACCGCGATCAGGCCCCCCGCCCCGCGCAGACGCCGGGTACGCGTCCGTGCCATGGTTCGAGTTCCCCTCCTCGACTCACCAGGAAGCCTCTCGTGCGGGGTGAAGTGCCACAAGGTGGCCGGTGTGAGGGGAATCAGCCATATCGCTGGAATGCGTGATTCTGACCGTTCGGGGAAAGCCTCCCCCAGGTGCCGGGGCATCACCGGTACGGTGCTGAGTCACCGGGCGCACAGAGCCGTGCGCCCATTCAGCGAACGCGCCACGCCGAGGTGGAATGTGAAGGCGATCCGTCGATTCACCGTCCGACCCCTTCTCCCCGAACCCCTCCGGCCGCTCAGTGACCTGGCCCGCAATCTGCGCTGGTCCTGGCACGCGGACACCCGTGAACTCTTCCAGT encodes:
- the treS gene encoding maltose alpha-D-glucosyltransferase; translated protein: MIVNEPVPDTFEDTPAKDRDPEWFKRAVFYEVLVRSFQDSNGDGVGDLKGITAKLDYLQWLGVDCLWLPPFFKSPLRDGGYDVSDYTSVLPEFGDLADFVEFVDAAHQRGMRVIIDFVMNHTSDQHPWFQESRANPDGPYGDYYMWADDDKQYADARIIFVDTEVSNWTFDPVRKQYFFHRFFSHQPDLNYENPAVQEEMISALRFWLDLGIDGFRLDAVPYLYAAEGTNCENLPATHDFLKRVRKEIDAHYPDTVILAEANQWPEDVVDYFGDYASGGDECHMAFHFPVMPRIFMAVRRESRHPVSEILAKTPAIPSRCQWGIFLRNHDELTLEMVTDEERDYMYAEYAKDPRMRANIGIRRRLATLLDNDRNQIELFTALLLSLPGSPILYYGDEIGMGDNIWLGDRDAVRTPMQWTPDRNAGFSSCDPGRLFLPAIMDPVYGYQVTNVEASMSSPSSLLHWTRRMIEIRKQNPAFGLGTYTELPSSNPAVLAFLREYEDDLVLCVHNFSRFAQPTELDLSRFKGRYPVELFGGVRFPAVGDLPYLLTLAGHGFYWFRLRADTV
- a CDS encoding alpha-1,4-glucan--maltose-1-phosphate maltosyltransferase produces the protein MPATHHSSAPPASHTKATKKTDQASRPNETAEATETPPARPAEAATARTTTPAVTAPATTVGRIPVLDVHPVVQQGRRPAKAVTGETFEVSATVFREGHDAVAANVVLRDPRGRPGPWTPMRELAPGTDRWGADVTPDAPGPWTYTVEAWSDPLGTWRHHATIKIPAGQDTELVLEDGARLYERAAAGVPARSAERTLLRAAARALRDESRPPAARLAAALTPEVDAVLARHPLRELVTASAPMPLLVERERALYGAWYEFFPRSEGTPETPHGTFRTAARRLPAIAAMGFDVVYLPPIHPIGTTHRKGRNNTLNATPDDVGVPWAIGSPEGGHDAVHPALGTLEDFTWFVEEAARHGLEIALDFALQCSPDHPWVDKHPEWFHHRPDGSIAYAENPPKKYQDIYPVAFDADLDGITAETVRILRHWMSHGVRIFRVDNPHTKPVLFWERVIAEINRTDPDVLFLAEAFTRPAMMRTLAQIGFQQSYTYFTWRTTKQELTEYLTELAGESASYMRPNLFANTPDILHASLQDGGRAAFALRAVLAATLSPTWGIYSGYELAENTPLRPGSEEYLDSEKYQLKARDWDTPDTLAPLITRLNEIRRDNPALHRLRNLHFHHADQEAVIVYSKRSGSNTVLVVVNLDPHHTQEATISLDMPQLGLDWHESVPVRDQLTGETYHWGRANYVRLEPGTRPAHVLTVLRPSNPQIGGSPTR
- a CDS encoding S8 family peptidase, with translation MARTRTRRLRGAGGLIAVVTTVVLSAVTLPAHAVPEGTILGAGRPGAVDGSYLVTLKEAPDPGASDPGTPASAAAGRRLAEAYGARISHVYGTVLHGFAVEADARQARRLAADPSVASVVQDTRVTVDTPVTEDTPVTVDTPVAVEARSTDNTTGTAARTPASWGLDRIDQPSRPLDDSYSWPKSAGAGVTVYVIDTGVRITHKDFGGRARHGWDFVGGDGTAADGNGHGTHVAATVAGTSFGVAKKAKVVSVRVLDDTGAGTIARVIAGIDWVTRNARKPAVANLSLGGGYNAQLDAAVRASIRSGVTYTVAAGNEGRPAALQSPADVREAVTVGAVDRTDTRPAFSNHGSALDLFAPGVSITSASHRGDTARATFSGTSTAAPHAAGAAALYLADHPKATPAQVSRALVAGAANGKVSGRGSGSPNKILQVPPF